One genomic window of Deltaproteobacteria bacterium includes the following:
- a CDS encoding ATP-binding cassette domain-containing protein: protein MTSEPSQPVEGAPRRDEPIIEVEGLVAGYGERTLFDGVSFTVRRGEVFVILGGSGSGKSTLLKNVIGLVRPWQGRVRIAGADLVDADDAERRAILRRIGVMYQQGALFGSMTLLGNVRLPMEELTDLPDDAMDRIAASKLKLVGLEGFEGYLPAEISGGMRKRAAIARAMALDPAILFLDEPSAGLDPITSAGLDDTILLLRDTLGITFVVVTHELASIYKIADRVIMLDKERKGIVASGSPAFLRDHCEIDWVRRFFRRETGAEAA, encoded by the coding sequence ATGACGAGCGAGCCGAGCCAGCCGGTCGAGGGCGCGCCGCGCCGCGACGAGCCGATCATCGAGGTGGAAGGCCTGGTGGCCGGCTACGGCGAGCGCACCCTCTTCGACGGGGTCTCCTTCACGGTGCGGCGCGGCGAGGTCTTCGTGATCCTCGGCGGCTCGGGCTCGGGCAAGAGCACGCTGCTCAAGAACGTGATCGGCCTCGTCCGGCCCTGGCAGGGCCGCGTGCGGATCGCCGGCGCCGACCTGGTCGACGCGGACGACGCCGAGCGGCGCGCGATCCTGCGCCGGATCGGGGTGATGTACCAGCAGGGCGCGCTCTTCGGGTCGATGACCCTGCTCGGGAACGTGCGCCTGCCCATGGAGGAGCTGACGGACCTGCCGGACGACGCCATGGACCGGATCGCGGCGAGCAAGCTCAAGCTGGTGGGGCTCGAGGGCTTCGAGGGCTACCTGCCGGCCGAGATCAGCGGCGGCATGCGCAAGCGCGCCGCGATTGCCCGCGCCATGGCGCTCGACCCCGCGATCCTCTTCCTCGACGAGCCCTCCGCCGGCCTCGACCCGATCACCTCGGCCGGGCTCGACGACACCATCCTGCTGCTGCGCGACACGCTCGGGATCACCTTCGTGGTGGTCACCCACGAGCTGGCCAGCATCTACAAGATCGCGGACCGCGTGATCATGCTCGACAAGGAGCGGAAGGGCATCGTGGCGAGCGGGAGCCCCGCGTTCCTGCGCGACCACTGCGAGATCGACTGGGTCCGCCGCTTCTTCCGCCGCGAAACCGGAGCCGAGGCCGCGTGA
- a CDS encoding MlaD family protein encodes MNEARYFRVGLFVLGGIALAVAVIVIVGGGRLFARPIGMETVFEESVQGLDVGAPVKLRGVKLGSVSWIGFVGDEYPEADARDANLVLVRMELHRDEALLEEQRARELQAMIDRGLRLRLTPLGITGVSFLEADFVDPGRFPARAISWTPAALYVPSAPSTITQITSAAERLMTRIDRLDVEGLLTNLDTLLVNVNRAVETTDVGAVQRSVSELLEELDGTVEGLRQAIRETRLPAVGERARATLGEASATLVRLQLLLASGGEDLTATLENLRVATQNLRDLSETARSYPSFLLFGQPPPSTLPAGEEER; translated from the coding sequence GTGAACGAGGCGCGCTACTTCCGGGTGGGCCTCTTCGTCCTGGGCGGGATCGCGCTCGCGGTGGCCGTGATCGTGATCGTGGGCGGCGGGCGGCTCTTCGCGCGACCGATCGGGATGGAGACGGTCTTCGAGGAGTCGGTCCAGGGTCTCGACGTCGGCGCCCCGGTCAAGCTGCGCGGTGTCAAGCTCGGGTCCGTGAGCTGGATCGGCTTCGTCGGCGACGAGTACCCCGAGGCCGACGCCCGCGACGCGAACCTGGTGCTGGTTCGCATGGAGCTGCACCGTGACGAGGCCCTTCTCGAGGAGCAGCGCGCCCGGGAGCTGCAGGCCATGATCGACCGCGGGCTGCGGCTGCGGCTCACGCCGCTCGGGATCACCGGTGTGTCGTTCCTCGAGGCCGACTTCGTCGACCCCGGGCGTTTTCCCGCACGCGCGATCTCCTGGACGCCCGCGGCGCTCTACGTGCCGTCGGCGCCGAGCACGATCACCCAGATCACCAGCGCCGCGGAGCGGCTCATGACCCGGATCGACCGCCTCGACGTCGAGGGCCTGCTGACCAACCTCGACACCCTGCTCGTGAACGTGAACCGCGCCGTCGAGACCACCGACGTCGGCGCCGTGCAGCGCTCCGTCTCGGAGCTGCTCGAGGAGCTCGACGGCACCGTCGAGGGCCTGCGCCAGGCGATCCGCGAGACGCGCCTGCCCGCGGTGGGCGAGCGGGCGCGCGCCACCCTGGGCGAGGCCTCCGCCACGCTGGTCCGCCTGCAGCTCCTGCTCGCGAGCGGCGGCGAGGACCTGACGGCGACCCTCGAGAACCTGCGCGTCGCCACCCAGAACCTGCGCGACCTGAGCGAGACCGCGCGCAGCTACCCCTCGTTCCTGCTCTTCGGCCAGCCGCCTCCCTCGACGCTGCCGGCCGGGGAGGAGGAGCGATGA
- a CDS encoding ABC-type transport auxiliary lipoprotein family protein: protein MRALALAVAAALLLSGCARPFERPPLEKTRFVLRLPDPAPGAKTAGPLAVDRVRVAPLYDHTGFVYRTGEDTFASDPRFEWFGPPGAVLREAIVDWLDGASAFAPVERGSAAGATWLLETEVDRLYADRRDPAAPAAVLAGRFRLLDLRGREPRRALAQRFEEREPAGGGTPQELVDAFGRALVRVLGGLEPELRAAAAAPVRAAR from the coding sequence ATGAGAGCGCTCGCGCTGGCCGTTGCCGCCGCGCTGCTGCTGTCCGGCTGCGCGCGGCCCTTCGAGCGCCCGCCGCTCGAGAAGACGCGCTTCGTGCTGCGGCTCCCGGATCCGGCGCCGGGGGCGAAGACGGCCGGCCCCCTCGCGGTGGACCGCGTGCGCGTCGCCCCGCTCTACGACCACACGGGCTTCGTCTACCGCACCGGCGAGGACACCTTCGCCTCGGACCCCCGCTTCGAGTGGTTCGGCCCGCCCGGCGCCGTCCTGCGCGAGGCGATCGTCGACTGGCTCGACGGCGCCTCGGCCTTCGCGCCCGTCGAGCGCGGGTCGGCGGCGGGAGCGACCTGGCTCCTGGAGACGGAGGTCGACCGGCTCTACGCGGACCGCCGCGATCCGGCCGCGCCGGCCGCGGTCCTCGCCGGGCGCTTCCGGCTGCTCGACCTGCGCGGCCGCGAGCCGCGCCGCGCGCTCGCGCAGCGCTTCGAGGAGCGCGAGCCGGCCGGCGGCGGGACGCCCCAGGAGCTGGTGGACGCCTTCGGGCGCGCGCTCGTGCGCGTGCTCGGCGGGCTCGAGCCCGAGCTGCGCGCGGCGGCAGCGGCGCCGGTGCGCGCGGCCCGCTAG
- the pgi gene encoding glucose-6-phosphate isomerase: MPPGPTALPAWQALLRHREAARRFSLRALFAADPERVQRFSGEAAGLHADWSKHLVDDETLRLLVALAEAVDLRGRREAMFAGARINPTEDRPVLHVALRAPRGERILVGGTDVVPAVHEVLDRMAAFCDRVRGGAWTGHGGRRIRAVVNLGIGGSDLGPAMAVEALRPDADSGLVFRFVSNVDPTAFVEATRDLDPAETLFIVCSKTFTTLETLTNARAARAWCLAALRDEAAVARHFVAVSTNAAEVAKFGIDVANMFGFWDWVGGRYSVGSAVGLSLMLAIGPERFRAFLAGMRAMDEHFRSAPFERNLPVVLGLLGVWYGDFLGAQSHAILPYDQHLHRFPAYLQQLDMESNGKRVQRDGRPVETDTGPIVWGEPGTNGQHAFYQLLHQGTRLVPCDFIGFARSRNPLGEQHELLLANLLAQTEALAFGKTAEEAAAEGVPPAQVPHRTFPGDRPSTVLLGEELTPFALGALIALYEHKVFTQGVVWNVDSFDQWGVELGKRLAARIAPELLAAVAPPLRHDASTNDLIARVRRLRSR; the protein is encoded by the coding sequence ATGCCCCCTGGACCGACCGCACTGCCCGCCTGGCAGGCCCTGCTGCGCCACCGCGAGGCGGCGCGGCGCTTCTCGCTGCGCGCGCTCTTCGCGGCCGACCCCGAGCGCGTGCAGCGCTTCTCGGGCGAGGCCGCCGGCCTGCACGCCGACTGGTCCAAGCACCTGGTCGACGACGAGACGCTGCGCCTGCTGGTGGCGCTCGCCGAGGCGGTCGACCTGCGCGGCCGCCGCGAGGCGATGTTCGCCGGCGCGCGCATCAACCCGACCGAGGACCGGCCGGTCCTGCACGTGGCGCTGCGCGCGCCGCGCGGCGAGCGGATCCTGGTCGGCGGGACGGACGTGGTGCCCGCGGTGCACGAGGTGCTCGACCGGATGGCGGCCTTCTGTGACCGGGTGCGCGGGGGGGCCTGGACGGGGCACGGCGGCCGCCGGATCCGCGCCGTCGTGAACCTCGGGATCGGCGGCTCGGACCTCGGCCCCGCGATGGCCGTCGAGGCGCTGCGCCCCGACGCCGACTCGGGCCTCGTCTTCCGCTTCGTCTCGAACGTGGACCCCACCGCCTTCGTCGAGGCGACGCGCGACCTCGACCCTGCCGAGACGCTCTTCATCGTGTGCTCGAAGACCTTCACCACGCTCGAGACGCTCACCAACGCGCGCGCGGCCCGCGCCTGGTGCCTGGCCGCCCTGCGCGACGAGGCGGCCGTCGCGCGCCACTTCGTGGCCGTGTCGACGAACGCCGCCGAGGTCGCGAAGTTCGGCATCGACGTCGCCAACATGTTCGGCTTCTGGGACTGGGTCGGCGGGCGCTACTCGGTGGGCTCGGCGGTCGGTCTCTCGCTGATGCTCGCGATCGGCCCCGAGCGCTTCCGCGCGTTCCTGGCCGGCATGCGCGCGATGGACGAGCACTTCCGCAGCGCTCCCTTCGAGCGCAATCTTCCGGTCGTGCTCGGGCTCCTGGGCGTCTGGTACGGCGACTTCCTCGGCGCCCAGAGCCACGCGATCCTCCCCTACGACCAGCACCTGCACCGCTTCCCGGCCTACCTGCAGCAGCTCGACATGGAGAGCAACGGCAAGCGCGTGCAGCGCGACGGGCGGCCGGTCGAGACCGACACCGGCCCGATCGTGTGGGGCGAGCCGGGCACCAACGGCCAGCACGCCTTCTACCAGCTCCTCCACCAGGGCACCCGGCTCGTGCCCTGCGACTTCATCGGCTTCGCGCGCTCGCGCAACCCGCTGGGCGAGCAGCACGAGCTCCTGCTCGCGAACCTGCTCGCACAGACCGAGGCGCTGGCCTTCGGCAAGACCGCCGAGGAGGCGGCTGCCGAGGGCGTGCCGCCCGCGCAGGTGCCGCACCGCACCTTCCCCGGCGATCGGCCGAGCACGGTCCTGCTCGGGGAGGAGCTCACCCCCTTCGCGCTCGGCGCGCTGATCGCGCTCTACGAGCACAAGGTCTTCACCCAGGGTGTCGTCTGGAACGTCGACTCCTTCGACCAGTGGGGCGTCGAGCTCGGCAAGCGGCTCGCGGCGCGCATCGCGCCGGAGCTGCTGGCGGCGGTCGCGCCGCCCCTGCGCCACGACGCCTCCACCAACGACCTGATCGCCCGCGTGCGGCGGCTGCGCTCGCGATGA
- a CDS encoding pyridoxamine 5'-phosphate oxidase family protein, whose translation MSLAMTKEEREAFLAGLHVGVLSIAEPARGPLTVPIWYAYEPGGELWVITERSSRKGRLLAGAGRVSLCAQSETPPYQYVSIEGPIVAIEPADRERHARPMARRYLGAELGDRYVEATSGEREVAGGSVVVRVRPERWLTVDYRKQFSG comes from the coding sequence ATGTCCCTGGCGATGACGAAGGAGGAGCGCGAGGCGTTCCTCGCCGGCCTGCACGTGGGCGTGCTCAGCATCGCGGAGCCCGCCCGCGGTCCGCTCACGGTGCCGATCTGGTACGCCTACGAGCCGGGCGGCGAGCTGTGGGTGATCACCGAGCGCAGCTCGCGCAAGGGGCGCCTGCTGGCCGGCGCGGGCCGCGTGAGCCTGTGCGCGCAGTCCGAGACGCCGCCCTACCAGTACGTGAGCATCGAGGGGCCGATCGTCGCGATCGAGCCCGCTGACCGCGAGCGCCACGCGCGCCCGATGGCGCGCCGCTACCTCGGCGCCGAGCTCGGCGACCGCTACGTCGAGGCCACGAGCGGCGAGCGCGAGGTGGCCGGCGGCAGCGTGGTCGTGCGCGTGCGCCCCGAGCGCTGGCTCACGGTCGACTACCGCAAGCAGTTCTCCGGGTAG
- a CDS encoding TPM domain-containing protein, with translation MALAALVVLAVAGAARAELPVPPLRGRVEDLAGVLDPAAAARLDAQLAAFEAETTHQIVVLTVPSLEGEAIEPFALRVAERWRLGQAGADNGILVVVAPKDRRARIEVGYGLEGVVPDAIAKRVLEDVMFPHFRTGDFAGGIEAGVGALMRAARGEVVERPPARERTPHTDPLAAVGFAALLGTVLAAPLRRRRPLASLVGGGIGGAVTWLLLASLGWALLAFGAAFVLGLGGPGGLGGGRGRRRGGPIFVPGGGWGGGSGGGGGFGDGGGFGGGGGFGGGGGGGFGGGGASGSW, from the coding sequence ATCGCGCTCGCCGCGCTGGTCGTCCTCGCGGTCGCGGGTGCTGCCCGAGCCGAGCTGCCGGTCCCTCCGCTGCGCGGGCGGGTCGAGGACCTCGCGGGCGTGCTCGACCCCGCCGCCGCGGCGCGGCTCGACGCGCAGCTCGCCGCCTTCGAGGCCGAGACCACGCACCAGATCGTGGTGCTCACGGTGCCCTCGCTCGAGGGCGAGGCGATCGAGCCCTTCGCGCTGCGCGTCGCCGAACGCTGGCGGCTCGGCCAGGCCGGCGCCGACAACGGGATCCTCGTCGTCGTGGCGCCGAAGGACCGGCGCGCGCGCATCGAGGTGGGCTACGGGCTCGAAGGCGTGGTCCCCGACGCGATCGCCAAGCGTGTGCTCGAGGACGTCATGTTCCCGCACTTCCGGACGGGCGACTTCGCGGGCGGGATCGAGGCGGGGGTGGGCGCCCTGATGCGGGCGGCCCGCGGCGAGGTGGTGGAGCGCCCGCCTGCGCGCGAGCGCACCCCGCACACCGACCCGCTCGCCGCGGTGGGGTTTGCCGCCTTGCTCGGGACCGTGCTCGCAGCCCCGCTCCGGCGCAGGCGGCCGCTCGCGTCGCTGGTCGGCGGCGGCATCGGCGGGGCGGTCACGTGGCTCCTGCTGGCGAGCCTCGGCTGGGCGCTCCTGGCCTTCGGGGCCGCCTTCGTGCTCGGGCTCGGCGGGCCGGGCGGGCTCGGCGGAGGCCGGGGCCGGCGCCGGGGCGGGCCCATCTTCGTCCCGGGCGGCGGCTGGGGCGGCGGCTCCGGCGGCGGGGGGGGCTTCGGCGACGGCGGCGGCTTCGGGGGCGGCGGCGGCTTCGGGGGCGGCGGCGGCGGCGGCTTCGGGGGCGGCGGCGCCTCGGGGAGCTGGTAG
- a CDS encoding LemA family protein produces the protein MAARTRLALSIAATTILGLLAPGCGYNRIQGADEQVKAAWAEVGNQYQRRADLVQNLVNTVKGSADFERGTLEAVVNARAKATSIQATPELVNDPAAFQRFEAAQGELSSALSRLLVTVERYPDLKASASFRDLQAQLEGTENRIAVARNRYIEAVAEYNKLVRFFPTNLTARFLLGAEVRPSFEARPGAETPPEVKF, from the coding sequence ATGGCCGCCCGCACCCGCCTCGCCCTCTCGATCGCCGCGACCACGATCCTCGGCCTGCTCGCGCCGGGCTGTGGCTACAACCGCATCCAGGGCGCCGACGAGCAGGTGAAGGCCGCCTGGGCCGAGGTGGGCAACCAGTACCAGCGCCGCGCCGACCTGGTGCAGAACCTGGTCAACACCGTGAAGGGCTCGGCCGACTTCGAGCGCGGGACGCTCGAGGCGGTGGTGAACGCCCGCGCCAAGGCCACCAGCATCCAGGCGACACCAGAGCTGGTCAACGACCCCGCGGCCTTCCAGCGCTTCGAGGCAGCGCAGGGAGAGCTCTCGAGCGCCCTGTCACGGCTGCTCGTGACGGTGGAGCGCTATCCCGACCTGAAGGCCAGCGCGAGCTTCCGCGACCTCCAGGCCCAGCTCGAGGGCACCGAGAACCGCATCGCGGTGGCGCGCAACCGCTACATCGAGGCGGTCGCCGAGTACAACAAGCTCGTGCGCTTCTTCCCGACCAACCTGACGGCACGCTTCCTGCTCGGCGCCGAGGTGCGTCCCAGCTTCGAGGCCCGTCCGGGCGCGGAGACCCCGCCGGAGGTGAAGTTCTGA
- the rfbC gene encoding dTDP-4-dehydrorhamnose 3,5-epimerase: MKVLATELPGLVVIEPVVHRDARGFFLETWREARYREHGIDARFVQDNHSRSQRGTLRGLHAQLAPRPMAKLVRCVAGAIFDVAVDLRRGSPGYGRWAGFELSAENFRQLYLPVGFAHGFCVLSESAEVEYKCSEVYAPEHEIAIAWNDPRIGVRWPVQDPVLSPRDREAPALAEWASQGRLPPFERP, encoded by the coding sequence GTGAAGGTGCTCGCGACGGAGCTCCCGGGCCTGGTCGTGATCGAGCCGGTGGTCCACCGCGATGCGCGCGGCTTCTTCCTCGAGACCTGGCGCGAGGCGCGCTACCGCGAGCACGGCATCGACGCGCGCTTCGTGCAGGACAACCACTCGCGCTCGCAGCGGGGCACGCTGCGCGGGCTCCACGCGCAGCTCGCACCGCGGCCGATGGCGAAGCTCGTGCGCTGCGTCGCGGGCGCGATCTTCGACGTGGCGGTGGACCTGCGCCGCGGCTCGCCGGGCTACGGCCGCTGGGCCGGCTTCGAGCTGTCGGCCGAGAACTTCCGCCAGCTCTACCTCCCGGTGGGCTTCGCCCATGGCTTCTGCGTGCTGAGCGAGAGCGCCGAGGTCGAGTACAAGTGCTCGGAGGTCTACGCCCCCGAGCACGAGATCGCGATCGCGTGGAACGACCCGCGGATCGGCGTGCGCTGGCCGGTCCAGGACCCGGTCCTCTCGCCGCGCGACCGGGAGGCGCCGGCCCTGGCGGAGTGGGCGAGCCAGGGGCGGCTTCCCCCCTTCGAGCGACCCTAG
- the rfbA gene encoding glucose-1-phosphate thymidylyltransferase RfbA yields MKGILLAGGAGTRLHPITRGVSKQLLPVYDKPMIYYPLSTLMLAGIRDLLLISTPADLPFFERLLGDGSWLGLSIRYAAQPRPEGIAQAFLIGREFIAGGPVALALGDNLFHGGGLSETLRAAAARRTGATVFGYWVQDPERYGVVEFDADGRAIGIEEKPKAPRSHYAVVGLYFYDGEVVGIAESLAPSARGELEITDVNLAYLRRGRLAVERLGRGTAWLDTGTHESLLQASGYIHAVQERQGLMVACPEEIAYRQGWVSREQLEKLGRELAKSSYGAYLLRLASEEPPR; encoded by the coding sequence GTGAAGGGAATCCTGCTCGCCGGCGGCGCCGGCACGCGGCTGCACCCGATCACGCGTGGGGTGAGCAAGCAGCTGCTGCCGGTCTACGACAAGCCGATGATCTACTACCCGCTCTCGACCCTGATGCTGGCCGGGATCCGGGACCTGCTCCTGATCAGCACACCCGCCGACCTGCCCTTCTTCGAGCGGCTGCTCGGCGACGGATCCTGGCTCGGCCTGTCGATCCGGTACGCGGCGCAGCCCCGTCCCGAGGGCATCGCGCAGGCGTTCCTGATCGGGCGCGAGTTCATCGCGGGCGGGCCGGTCGCGCTCGCGCTCGGCGACAACCTCTTCCACGGCGGCGGCCTCTCCGAGACGCTGCGCGCCGCCGCCGCGCGCCGCACCGGCGCCACCGTGTTCGGCTACTGGGTGCAGGATCCCGAGCGCTACGGCGTCGTCGAGTTCGACGCGGACGGCCGCGCCATCGGGATCGAGGAGAAGCCGAAGGCGCCGCGCTCGCACTACGCCGTCGTGGGGCTCTACTTCTACGACGGCGAGGTGGTCGGGATCGCGGAGTCGCTCGCGCCCTCGGCGCGCGGCGAGCTCGAGATCACGGACGTGAACCTGGCCTACCTGCGCCGCGGCCGGCTCGCCGTGGAGCGGCTCGGGCGCGGCACGGCCTGGCTCGACACCGGCACCCACGAGTCGCTGCTCCAGGCCTCGGGCTACATCCACGCGGTGCAGGAGCGGCAGGGCCTGATGGTCGCGTGCCCCGAGGAGATCGCCTACCGGCAGGGCTGGGTGAGCCGCGAACAGCTCGAGAAGCTCGGCCGCGAGCTCGCGAAGTCGAGCTACGGCGCCTACCTGCTGCGGCTCGCCAGCGAGGAGCCGCCGCGGTGA
- a CDS encoding YifB family Mg chelatase-like AAA ATPase, whose translation MTRVLGAVLSGVDGIAVEVEVRIGSQLPRIEVIGLPEAAVRESAARVRAAVHAAGHRIPERRVTVNLAPASVRKSGAGLDLPIAIGVLAASGAVEATSLPRLGLVGELALDGRLRPVRGALALALALRDAGCKRVVVPRANGGEAALTPGLAVLPADDLGTVLRFVQTGLGLAAVPPIGPERLPAPTCAGDLAEVRGQARAKRALEIAAAGGHGLLLEGPPGSGKTMLARRLPGLLPPLAFAEAVEATRIHGAAGRLGDAPIVRERPFRAPHHAASRAGLLGGGSPPRPGEASLAHHGVLFLDELPEFERTTLESLRQVLEERRVVVARAGGTCVFPADFQLVAAANPCPCGWRLSRFRDCSCSDASIARYLARVSGPLLDRIDLHVSVPAVAWRELASETPAGEASALVRARVLAARARQRERLDRHGLRTNAEIADRALDLLVDAAPEARALLGRAVEKLRLSARAARRLLRVARTIADLEGAARVGAAPMAEALGYRREGDAPGPP comes from the coding sequence ATGACACGCGTGCTGGGGGCCGTGCTCTCGGGCGTCGACGGGATCGCGGTCGAGGTCGAGGTCCGGATCGGCTCGCAGCTTCCGCGCATCGAGGTGATCGGGCTGCCCGAGGCAGCCGTGCGCGAGAGCGCCGCCCGGGTGCGCGCGGCCGTGCATGCCGCCGGTCACCGCATTCCCGAGCGCCGCGTGACGGTGAACCTCGCGCCGGCCTCGGTCCGCAAGAGCGGCGCCGGTCTCGACCTGCCGATCGCGATCGGGGTGCTGGCGGCGTCCGGCGCCGTCGAAGCCACGTCCCTGCCGCGGCTCGGGCTCGTCGGCGAGCTCGCGCTCGACGGCCGGCTGCGCCCGGTACGCGGCGCGCTCGCCCTCGCGCTCGCGCTGCGCGACGCCGGCTGCAAGCGGGTCGTCGTGCCGCGCGCGAACGGCGGCGAGGCGGCGCTGACACCCGGCCTCGCCGTGCTGCCGGCCGACGACCTCGGCACCGTGCTGCGCTTCGTCCAGACCGGCCTCGGCCTGGCGGCGGTGCCACCCATCGGGCCCGAGCGGCTCCCGGCACCGACCTGCGCCGGCGACCTCGCGGAGGTCCGGGGCCAGGCGCGCGCGAAGCGTGCGCTCGAGATCGCTGCGGCCGGCGGCCACGGCCTGCTGCTCGAGGGCCCGCCCGGCTCCGGCAAGACGATGCTCGCGCGGCGCCTGCCGGGCCTGCTGCCGCCCCTCGCCTTCGCAGAGGCCGTCGAGGCCACGCGCATCCACGGCGCGGCGGGCCGGCTCGGCGACGCACCGATCGTGCGCGAGCGGCCGTTTCGCGCCCCGCACCACGCCGCGAGCCGCGCGGGCCTGCTCGGCGGCGGCTCGCCCCCGCGCCCCGGCGAGGCGTCGCTCGCCCACCACGGGGTGCTCTTCCTCGACGAGCTGCCGGAGTTCGAGCGCACGACGCTCGAGTCGCTGCGCCAGGTCCTCGAGGAGCGCCGCGTCGTGGTGGCGCGGGCGGGAGGGACCTGCGTCTTCCCGGCGGACTTCCAGCTCGTGGCGGCCGCGAACCCCTGTCCCTGCGGCTGGCGGCTCTCGCGCTTCCGCGACTGCTCGTGCAGCGACGCCTCGATCGCCCGCTACCTCGCGCGCGTCTCGGGCCCGCTCCTCGACCGCATCGATCTGCACGTCTCGGTCCCCGCGGTCGCGTGGCGCGAGCTCGCCAGCGAAACGCCTGCCGGCGAGGCGAGCGCGCTCGTGCGCGCACGCGTCCTGGCCGCGCGCGCCCGCCAGCGCGAGCGGCTCGACCGGCACGGGCTGCGCACCAACGCCGAGATCGCCGACCGCGCGCTCGACCTGCTGGTGGACGCCGCCCCCGAAGCGCGCGCCCTGCTCGGTCGCGCCGTCGAGAAGCTGCGGCTCTCCGCGCGCGCCGCGCGGCGCCTCCTGCGGGTCGCCCGCACGATCGCGGATCTCGAGGGCGCCGCGCGGGTCGGGGCCGCTCCGATGGCGGAGGCGCTCGGCTACCGCCGCGAGGGCGATGCGCCCGGCCCGCCCTGA